A stretch of Pseudorhodobacter turbinis DNA encodes these proteins:
- a CDS encoding acetyl-CoA C-acyltransferase family protein, with amino-acid sequence MTDIVILSGARTAIGTFGGALSGFAPIDLATHAAKAAIERAGIAPDQIGQVVFGHVINTEPRDMYLSRVAAIQAGIPDVTPAMNVNRLCGSGAQAIISAAQALMLGDADFALAGGAECMSRSPYILPAARWGQKMGDAAAQDMMTGALTCPFGTGHMGVTAENVAAESTISRADQDAFALQSQTRAAAAIAAGHFTDQIAPIEVKSRKGVTVFDTDEHPKATSLEALAGLRTVFQKDGTVTAGNASGINDGAAALVLARADAAEKAGLTPRARILGYAVAGVRPEVMGYGPIPAIRALMAKTGLKVSDFDVIESNEAFAAQAIAVSRELGLDDARVNPNGGAIALGHPVGATGAILTVKALYELERTGGKIGLITMCIGGGQGIAIAIERI; translated from the coding sequence ATGACTGATATCGTCATCCTTTCCGGCGCGCGTACCGCCATCGGCACCTTTGGCGGCGCGCTTTCGGGCTTTGCCCCGATTGATCTTGCCACCCATGCCGCCAAGGCCGCGATTGAGCGTGCAGGTATTGCACCGGACCAGATCGGGCAGGTGGTGTTTGGCCATGTTATCAACACCGAGCCGCGCGATATGTATCTGTCGCGTGTTGCGGCAATTCAGGCGGGCATCCCTGATGTGACACCTGCGATGAATGTGAACCGTCTGTGTGGCTCTGGTGCGCAGGCGATTATCTCGGCGGCGCAGGCCCTGATGCTGGGCGATGCGGATTTCGCGCTGGCCGGCGGCGCGGAATGCATGAGCCGCAGCCCCTATATCCTGCCAGCCGCGCGCTGGGGTCAAAAGATGGGGGATGCTGCGGCGCAAGATATGATGACGGGCGCGCTGACCTGCCCGTTCGGCACCGGCCATATGGGGGTGACGGCTGAAAATGTTGCCGCTGAATCCACCATTTCCCGCGCCGATCAGGATGCCTTTGCCCTGCAAAGCCAAACCCGCGCCGCGGCGGCGATTGCAGCGGGCCATTTCACCGATCAAATCGCCCCGATTGAGGTGAAATCCCGCAAAGGCGTCACGGTGTTCGACACCGACGAACACCCCAAAGCCACCAGCCTTGAGGCGCTTGCGGGTCTGCGCACCGTGTTTCAAAAAGACGGCACCGTGACGGCGGGCAACGCCTCGGGGATCAATGACGGCGCCGCGGCCTTGGTGCTTGCCCGTGCCGATGCGGCCGAAAAAGCCGGCCTGACACCGCGCGCCCGTATCCTTGGCTATGCGGTGGCCGGTGTGCGTCCCGAGGTGATGGGTTATGGCCCGATCCCTGCCATTCGGGCGCTGATGGCAAAGACCGGCCTTAAGGTCAGTGACTTCGATGTCATTGAATCAAATGAAGCTTTTGCCGCCCAAGCCATTGCCGTTTCGCGTGAGCTGGGTCTGGATGATGCCCGCGTCAATCCAAATGGCGGGGCGATTGCCTTGGGCCACCCCGTCGGGGCAACGGGTGCGATCCTGACCGTAAAGGCGCTTTATGAGCTGGAGCGCACGGGCGGCAAGATCGGCCTGATCACCATGTGCATCGGCGGCGGTCAGGGCATCGCAATCGCGATTGAACGCATCTGA
- a CDS encoding DUF1428 domain-containing protein, producing the protein MTYIDAFVAPVPKSKLDEYFVIAAKMAPMWKAHGVLSVVETRPDDVPMGKVTSFPRAVQCGPGEVPVFGYMTYRDRAHRDAVMEAAMADPEIGKLMMEAPMDGKRMIFGGFTIETDA; encoded by the coding sequence ATGACATATATTGATGCGTTCGTGGCCCCCGTTCCCAAGAGCAAGCTGGACGAGTATTTCGTGATTGCCGCGAAAATGGCCCCTATGTGGAAGGCCCACGGCGTGCTTTCCGTGGTAGAGACACGGCCGGATGATGTGCCAATGGGCAAGGTCACCTCTTTTCCGCGCGCCGTGCAATGCGGCCCGGGTGAGGTGCCTGTGTTTGGCTACATGACCTACCGCGACCGCGCCCACCGCGACGCGGTTATGGAGGCGGCGATGGCCGACCCCGAGATCGGCAAGCTGATGATGGAGGCGCCGATGGATGGCAAACGCATGATCTTTGGCGGGTTTACGATCGAAACGGACGCTTAA
- the zapE gene encoding cell division protein ZapE: MRQTLTQIYDAKIAEGSLRADPAQHAILPVLETIRVWAEAQGERKSGLLSSLFRKPAPAPKGLYLWGGVGRGKSMVMDLFIAATDSPAKRRVHFHAFMQEIHRGMHEARKQGVDDALEPVADAIIRDIRLLAFDEMQITDITDAMIVGRLFEKLFAAGVVVVTTSNRVPEELYKDGLNRVLFLPFIDLLRDQMQVVALESPNDYRQHRLEGAQVYFHPAGKARADIDAIWADLSGGDEEVLRLPVNGREVEVPRYANGVGRATFWDLCAKPLGPADYLAIAQAVRVLVLEDIPQLSSSNYNEAKRFVTLIDALYEAKVRLVASAADTPERLYIEGAGSFEFERTASRLREMQAADWGQSEPLP; the protein is encoded by the coding sequence ATGCGACAAACATTGACCCAGATCTACGATGCCAAAATCGCCGAGGGCAGCCTGCGGGCTGATCCGGCACAACACGCCATTCTGCCGGTGCTGGAAACCATCCGTGTCTGGGCCGAGGCGCAGGGAGAACGCAAATCAGGCCTACTGTCGAGCCTGTTTCGCAAGCCCGCACCGGCCCCTAAAGGCTTGTATCTATGGGGCGGCGTAGGGCGCGGGAAATCCATGGTGATGGATCTTTTCATCGCCGCCACCGACAGCCCTGCAAAACGGCGCGTGCATTTCCATGCCTTTATGCAAGAAATCCACCGCGGTATGCATGAGGCCCGCAAACAAGGCGTCGATGACGCGTTGGAACCGGTCGCCGATGCGATCATCCGCGATATTCGCCTGCTCGCCTTTGATGAGATGCAGATCACCGATATTACCGATGCGATGATCGTCGGGCGTTTGTTTGAAAAGCTGTTTGCCGCCGGCGTTGTGGTTGTGACCACCTCAAACCGCGTCCCCGAAGAGCTGTATAAAGACGGGCTGAACCGCGTGTTGTTCTTGCCGTTTATCGACCTGCTGCGCGACCAAATGCAGGTTGTCGCACTCGAAAGCCCAAATGATTACCGCCAGCACCGGCTTGAGGGCGCGCAGGTCTATTTCCATCCCGCAGGCAAGGCGCGGGCCGATATCGATGCAATCTGGGCCGATCTTTCAGGCGGTGACGAAGAGGTGCTGCGCCTGCCGGTAAATGGCCGCGAGGTAGAGGTGCCGCGCTATGCCAATGGCGTCGGGCGCGCCACCTTCTGGGATCTTTGCGCCAAGCCGCTTGGCCCCGCCGATTATCTGGCGATTGCACAAGCTGTGCGTGTGTTGGTGCTGGAAGATATCCCGCAGCTTTCATCCAGCAACTACAATGAGGCAAAGCGGTTCGTGACCCTGATTGACGCGCTCTATGAGGCGAAGGTGCGGCTGGTGGCCTCGGCCGCCGATACGCCGGAACGACTTTATATCGAGGGTGCCGGCAGCTTTGAATTTGAACGCACCGCAAGTCGTTTGCGCGAAATGCAGGCCGCAGATTGGGGCCAGTCAGAGCCGTTGCCATAG